Proteins from a genomic interval of Polaribacter sejongensis:
- a CDS encoding SusC/RagA family TonB-linked outer membrane protein: protein MEKFKLLLIGILLTTSFSVFAQQTVKGVVKDKTSGDPLPGVSVVIKGTTRGMQTDFDGIFTLDKVQTGNVLVFRYLGFSDKEVTIGTDFNLSVVLEESLESLDEIVVVGYGSVRKEDLTGTTDLLTSKDFNKGPIVSAQSLISGKVAGVNVIAGSGAPGDGQTINIRGTGSLSLNSQPLYVIDGIPLDNGGVGGSRNPLNFINPNDIETFVVLKDASSTAIYGSRAANGVILITTKKGKDSEFKFNASSQTTVYTLRDKVDVLSANQFRSLINDIGTPNQIALLGDADTDWQEEIYTTAIGQDHNFSALGKIYGIPMRASLGYSEHEGILKGDNLQRTTASMNLSPTLFDKHLKIDFNVKGMYTENEFADRGAIGGAVSFDPTQSVYDANSQYGGYFAWLDAGTGNQNNLAPTNPLALLDLIDDSAEIRRFVGNVKFDYKIHGLEDVTATVNLGYDTSNSHGRKVTSELIPTSDATFNGSLSRFTQNSDNKVLDAYLTYAKTFNEKHNLTAVAGYAYQSFEYDNYSYDSEAEEDGNTYEFIDKSKNVLLSYFSRANYDYEGKYYLTATVRADASSKLNPDDRWGFFPSFAAAWSIHKEAFMEDSFFNELKLRVGYGEIGNINGLGDYQFLTRYQGSTDTANYQFGNSFYQTFRPEPINTDLRWEVGRTLNLGVDFAFLDRRITGSVNAYLKETNDLIASSIVDPFTNFGNRINANIGNMENRGLEFNLNTTPIRTDNFEWTVDYNISLNDNKITKLSADQPQGGISTGVGNNVQVHREGETANSFLVFQQVYDANGKPLEGVFVDRNNDNMINDDDKYINEDPFGDVLMGFNTGASYKNWDVSIQTRASFGNYMYNDVAANKGVEKNATNNSILSNLHADYYNSGFTVINDRTALSDHFVQDASFFKIDNISLGYTLDKIENTTFRFYGSLQNVLTITDYDGLDPEINLGIDNDFYPRPRSFVLGVNVNF from the coding sequence ATGGAAAAATTTAAATTATTGTTAATTGGAATTCTTTTAACAACCTCATTTAGCGTGTTTGCACAACAAACAGTTAAGGGTGTTGTAAAAGATAAAACATCTGGCGATCCTTTGCCTGGTGTTAGTGTAGTTATTAAAGGTACTACTAGAGGTATGCAAACCGATTTTGACGGAATCTTTACTCTAGATAAGGTACAAACAGGAAACGTACTTGTCTTTAGATATTTAGGTTTTTCAGACAAGGAGGTTACAATAGGTACAGATTTTAATCTATCTGTAGTATTAGAAGAATCTTTAGAATCTCTAGACGAAATTGTTGTAGTAGGTTACGGTTCGGTAAGAAAAGAAGATTTAACAGGTACAACAGATTTATTAACAAGTAAAGATTTTAATAAAGGACCTATTGTTTCTGCACAATCACTTATTAGTGGTAAAGTTGCAGGTGTAAATGTAATTGCGGGTTCTGGTGCTCCAGGAGATGGACAAACCATTAATATACGTGGTACAGGTTCTTTATCATTAAATAGCCAGCCATTATATGTTATAGATGGTATCCCATTAGACAATGGTGGTGTTGGAGGATCTAGAAATCCATTAAACTTTATAAACCCTAATGATATTGAAACATTTGTAGTTTTAAAAGATGCGTCTTCTACTGCTATTTATGGTTCTAGAGCTGCAAACGGGGTAATTTTAATTACTACTAAAAAAGGTAAAGACAGTGAGTTTAAGTTTAACGCAAGCTCTCAAACAACTGTTTATACTTTAAGAGATAAAGTAGATGTTTTATCAGCAAATCAATTTAGAAGTTTAATAAATGATATTGGAACACCTAACCAAATTGCTTTATTAGGTGATGCTGATACAGATTGGCAAGAAGAAATTTATACAACTGCTATAGGGCAAGATCATAACTTTAGTGCATTAGGTAAAATTTATGGAATACCAATGAGAGCTTCTTTAGGATATTCTGAACATGAAGGAATTTTAAAAGGAGATAACTTACAACGTACAACTGCTTCTATGAACTTATCTCCTACTTTATTTGATAAACACTTAAAGATAGATTTTAACGTAAAAGGAATGTACACCGAAAATGAATTTGCAGATAGAGGTGCAATTGGTGGAGCGGTGTCTTTTGATCCTACACAATCTGTGTATGATGCAAATTCTCAATACGGTGGATACTTTGCATGGTTAGACGCTGGTACCGGAAACCAAAACAACTTAGCACCAACAAACCCTTTAGCATTATTAGACTTAATAGATGATTCTGCAGAAATTAGACGTTTTGTAGGGAATGTAAAGTTTGATTATAAAATACATGGTTTAGAAGATGTTACCGCAACAGTTAACTTAGGGTATGATACTTCTAACAGTCATGGTAGAAAAGTTACTTCAGAACTTATTCCAACTTCAGATGCAACTTTTAATGGTTCTTTATCAAGATTTACTCAAAATTCAGACAACAAGGTTTTAGACGCCTACTTAACGTACGCTAAAACTTTTAATGAAAAGCACAACTTAACAGCAGTTGCTGGTTACGCATATCAATCTTTTGAATATGATAACTATAGTTATGATAGTGAAGCGGAAGAAGATGGTAATACGTATGAATTTATAGACAAATCTAAAAACGTGTTATTATCATATTTCAGTCGTGCTAATTACGATTATGAAGGTAAATACTATTTAACAGCAACCGTAAGAGCAGATGCTTCATCTAAATTAAACCCAGATGATCGTTGGGGATTCTTCCCATCATTTGCTGCAGCTTGGAGTATTCATAAAGAAGCTTTTATGGAAGATTCTTTCTTTAATGAATTAAAATTACGTGTTGGTTACGGTGAAATAGGTAACATTAATGGTTTAGGTGATTATCAGTTTTTAACTAGGTATCAAGGTAGTACAGATACTGCTAACTATCAATTCGGAAACTCTTTTTATCAAACTTTTAGACCAGAACCAATTAATACCGATTTACGTTGGGAAGTTGGAAGAACTTTAAATCTTGGTGTAGACTTTGCTTTTCTTGATAGAAGAATTACAGGTTCTGTAAATGCTTATTTAAAAGAAACAAACGATCTTATTGCTAGTTCTATTGTAGACCCTTTTACAAATTTTGGAAACAGAATTAACGCCAACATTGGTAACATGGAAAATAGAGGTTTAGAGTTTAACTTAAACACAACCCCTATTAGAACAGATAATTTTGAATGGACAGTAGACTACAACATTTCATTAAATGATAATAAAATTACCAAATTATCTGCAGACCAACCACAAGGAGGAATCTCTACAGGTGTTGGTAATAATGTACAAGTACATAGAGAAGGTGAAACTGCAAATAGTTTCTTAGTTTTTCAACAAGTGTACGATGCCAATGGAAAACCTTTAGAAGGGGTTTTTGTTGATAGAAATAACGACAATATGATTAATGATGATGATAAATACATTAATGAGGATCCTTTTGGAGATGTTTTAATGGGCTTTAACACAGGTGCTAGTTATAAAAACTGGGATGTATCTATACAAACTAGAGCTAGTTTTGGTAACTATATGTACAATGATGTTGCTGCAAATAAAGGTGTTGAAAAAAACGCTACAAACAACAGTATATTATCTAATTTACATGCAGATTACTACAATAGTGGTTTTACAGTTATTAATGATAGAACGGCCTTAAGTGATCATTTTGTACAAGATGCTTCTTTCTTTAAAATTGATAACATTTCACTTGGTTATACTTTAGATAAGATAGAAAACACAACGTTTCGTTTTTATGGATCATTACAAAATGTTTTAACAATAACCGATTATGATGGTTTAGATCCAGAAATTAACTTAGGAATCGATAATGATTTTTACCCAAGACCTAGATCTTTTGTATTAGGCGTAAATGTTAACTTTTAA
- a CDS encoding LacI family DNA-binding transcriptional regulator: MKQKITIKTIAKELGVSTSTVSKALKDSHEISRETKEKIQAYADYYNYKPNSLALQLRNQKTKVIGVILPKIVHHFFSTVIMGIEEGANEKGYHIMVCFSNESYKKEVDTLKVLSNGSVDGLIVSIASGTLENKDFKHFEDLVAEEIPLVLIDRVVDEILCDKVVVDDVGAGYKATKHLLENGRKKIALITTPKHVNVGALRRQGYEKALIEAYIKTDSNLILEIDEEADISDQIEKVFEQDIDAVFAVNEIYAAKAMRAAKQKGHKIPEDFSVIGFTDGLISRYSSPSITTIAQHGFVMGKQAVELLIERIEKESEVFKPKKIVISSDLKLRESTKPSS, from the coding sequence ATGAAGCAAAAAATTACTATAAAAACAATTGCGAAAGAATTAGGAGTTTCTACGTCTACCGTTTCAAAAGCCTTAAAGGATAGTCATGAAATAAGTAGAGAGACTAAAGAAAAAATTCAAGCTTATGCAGATTACTATAATTACAAACCTAACAGTTTAGCGCTTCAACTTCGGAATCAAAAAACAAAAGTAATTGGAGTTATTTTACCTAAAATAGTGCATCATTTTTTCTCTACAGTAATTATGGGGATTGAAGAAGGTGCTAATGAAAAAGGGTATCATATTATGGTTTGTTTCTCTAATGAATCATATAAGAAAGAAGTAGATACCTTAAAAGTTTTATCAAACGGAAGTGTAGATGGTTTAATTGTTTCCATTGCAAGTGGAACATTAGAAAATAAAGACTTTAAGCATTTTGAAGATCTAGTGGCAGAAGAAATTCCGTTGGTCTTAATAGATAGAGTTGTAGATGAAATTTTGTGTGATAAAGTAGTGGTAGATGATGTTGGTGCCGGTTATAAAGCGACGAAGCATTTGTTAGAAAATGGTAGAAAAAAAATTGCGCTAATAACAACACCAAAGCACGTTAATGTAGGAGCTTTAAGAAGGCAAGGTTATGAAAAAGCATTGATAGAAGCTTATATTAAAACAGACTCTAATTTAATCCTTGAAATTGATGAAGAAGCTGATATCTCTGATCAAATAGAAAAAGTATTTGAACAAGATATTGATGCAGTGTTTGCTGTAAATGAAATTTATGCAGCTAAGGCAATGAGAGCAGCGAAACAAAAAGGACATAAAATACCAGAAGATTTTTCTGTAATAGGTTTTACAGATGGTTTAATCTCTAGATATTCTTCACCTTCTATTACAACAATTGCACAACATGGTTTTGTAATGGGGAAACAAGCAGTTGAACTTTTAATAGAACGAATAGAAAAAGAATCTGAAGTATTTAAACCTAAAAAAATCGTGATTTCTAGCGATTTAAAACTACGAGAATCTACGAAACCGTCGTCGTAG
- a CDS encoding MFS transporter: MEKRKLSFWQIWNMSFGFLGIQFGFALQGGFMSRIFQTLGAGKEDIPLLWIAAPLTGLLVQPIIGYMSDRTWSVKWGRRKPYFLVGAILSSLALFFVPQSPALWVAAGFLWILDASINISMEPFRALVADKLPQSQRSYGFVVQTLIIGIGTWVASNLPWMVSQFGVSNEAASGVVPMSVKVAFAIGAVVFMASILFTVFTTDEYPPEDMKEFEKEKAKKNNFIPDILENIGSMPTTMKKLGVIQFFSWFAFFTMWSMANPALTEHVFHTPAPIEAAFNMTDTVQAEAFRIANTKFQESSNSVGSAMGIYGLSSMAFALLLTLYTSKRNINRKYVHMFSLIIGGLGFLAMSYASPENLKYCFVLIGFAWGSILSMPYAMLSSSVDPKKMGVIMGIFNMFIVIPQIIAALGGINYVSNLLGEDAINAMTVAGISLIIAGLCNLLITNKNAISYQEGT, translated from the coding sequence ATGGAAAAGCGTAAATTAAGTTTTTGGCAAATCTGGAACATGAGTTTTGGGTTTCTAGGAATACAATTTGGATTCGCCTTACAAGGTGGATTTATGTCGAGAATTTTTCAAACACTAGGCGCAGGAAAAGAAGATATTCCTTTGCTTTGGATAGCCGCACCTTTAACAGGTTTACTTGTACAACCAATTATTGGTTATATGAGTGATAGAACTTGGAGTGTAAAATGGGGGAGAAGAAAGCCTTACTTTTTGGTAGGTGCAATTTTAAGTTCATTAGCACTATTTTTTGTACCACAATCTCCTGCATTATGGGTGGCTGCTGGTTTTTTATGGATTTTAGATGCTTCCATAAATATTTCTATGGAACCTTTTAGAGCATTGGTGGCAGATAAGTTACCACAATCTCAAAGATCTTATGGTTTTGTTGTACAAACATTAATTATAGGAATAGGAACTTGGGTAGCAAGTAACTTACCATGGATGGTTTCTCAGTTTGGTGTTAGTAATGAAGCTGCATCTGGAGTTGTACCAATGTCTGTAAAAGTTGCTTTTGCAATAGGTGCAGTTGTTTTTATGGCAAGTATTCTTTTTACCGTTTTTACAACGGATGAATATCCGCCAGAAGACATGAAAGAGTTTGAAAAAGAAAAAGCAAAAAAGAATAATTTTATTCCTGATATATTAGAGAATATTGGTAGCATGCCAACTACAATGAAAAAGTTGGGAGTGATTCAGTTTTTCTCATGGTTTGCATTTTTTACCATGTGGTCTATGGCAAATCCTGCATTAACGGAACACGTATTTCATACACCCGCTCCAATAGAGGCTGCTTTTAATATGACAGACACTGTGCAAGCAGAAGCATTTAGAATCGCCAATACAAAATTTCAAGAATCCTCTAATTCAGTAGGTTCTGCAATGGGTATTTACGGATTGTCTTCTATGGCATTTGCCTTGTTACTAACCTTATATACTTCTAAAAGAAACATCAACAGAAAATATGTACACATGTTTTCTTTAATTATTGGTGGTTTAGGGTTTTTAGCGATGAGTTATGCATCACCAGAAAATTTAAAATATTGTTTTGTATTAATTGGTTTTGCTTGGGGTAGTATTTTGTCTATGCCATATGCCATGTTATCTAGTTCTGTAGACCCAAAGAAAATGGGCGTTATTATGGGAATATTTAACATGTTTATTGTAATTCCGCAAATTATTGCAGCATTAGGGGGAATTAATTATGTATCTAATTTATTAGGTGAAGATGCTATAAATGCAATGACAGTTGCAGGAATAAGTTTAATAATTGCAGGATTATGTAATTTATTAATTACCAATAAAAATGCAATTAGTTATCAAGAAGGGACTTAA
- the pgmB gene encoding beta-phosphoglucomutase translates to MKKGFIFDLDGVIVDTAKYHYLAWKKLANELGFEFTKEQNELFKGVSRKRCLEILLEIGNRTATQEEFDTWMIEKNVDYLKYIENMDASEILPDVPKVLAFLKEQNIPIALGSASKNAQPILEKVGLLHYFDAIVDGNNVTKAKPDPEVFLLAAKQLGVNATDCVVFEDAVAGVEAANAAKMISIGIGDDKILSEAKHNFNDFTEISTDFIQELIDK, encoded by the coding sequence ATGAAAAAAGGATTTATATTCGATTTAGACGGAGTTATTGTAGACACAGCGAAATATCATTATTTAGCGTGGAAAAAATTAGCAAACGAATTAGGTTTCGAATTTACCAAAGAACAAAACGAATTATTTAAAGGCGTAAGTAGAAAACGTTGTTTAGAAATTTTGTTGGAAATTGGTAATAGAACAGCAACACAAGAAGAATTTGACACTTGGATGATCGAAAAAAATGTAGATTATTTAAAGTATATAGAAAATATGGATGCTTCAGAAATTTTACCTGATGTACCTAAAGTTTTAGCTTTTTTAAAAGAACAAAATATTCCGATTGCCTTAGGTTCTGCAAGTAAAAATGCACAACCTATTTTAGAGAAAGTTGGTCTTTTGCACTATTTTGATGCTATTGTAGACGGTAATAATGTTACCAAAGCAAAACCAGATCCGGAAGTATTTTTATTAGCCGCAAAGCAATTAGGTGTAAACGCAACTGATTGTGTGGTTTTTGAAGATGCAGTGGCAGGTGTAGAAGCGGCAAATGCAGCAAAAATGATCAGTATTGGTATTGGTGATGATAAAATATTATCGGAAGCAAAACATAACTTTAATGATTTTACAGAAATCAGTACAGATTTTATTCAGGAGCTGATTGATAAATAA
- a CDS encoding glycoside hydrolase family 65 protein, producing MNQDYIIPNEWSIIEEGFNSEKVKSSESLFSIGNGAMGQRANFEENYSGETFQGSYIGGVYYPDKTRVGWWKNGYPEYFAKVLNAPNWIGINVLINEEKLDLNTCKEVSKFKRELNMQEGWLSRDFEAVLQNGIKIKVAAKRFLSLELDEIGAISYTITPLNSDAKITYIPYIDAGITNEDTNWDDQFWDVLKVSQNNQQSYIEARTMKTHFYTCTFMESRLFVDNKEVEVPCKSEQTSNLISCTYQQEIKENETFTIHKFGGYVVDRNHDKDALVSVAKVALDKAVSFGFDVLLEKQKESWAQIWSMSDITIEGDVKAQQGIRFNIFQLNQTYLGTDASLNIGPKGFTGEKYGGSTYWDTEAYCIPFYMATKDQAVARTLLEYRYNHLDKAIENAAKLGFTNGAALYPMVTMNGEECHNEWEITFEEIHRNGAIAFAIYNYHRFTDDYSYIPEKGLEVLIAIARFWQQRATFSSDKNKFMILGVTGPNEYENNINNNFYTNYIAKWCINYALENIEVVKTDHISDYIRIKEKVNFSDEELAKWKSVADDMYFPYSEKHNVYLQQDGFLDKELITVADLDKSQRPINQKWSWDRILRSPYIKQADTLQGFYMFEDDFSTEELERHFDFYEPYTVHESSLSPCVHSIQAAKLDRMDQAYTFYLRTSRLDLDDYNHEVEEGLHITSMAGTWMSIVEGFGGMRVQNNTLSFAPKIPKGWKAYSFKVNFRHQVITVNVSQTGTEFTLEGKESIDILVDGEQVTVSPSK from the coding sequence ATGAATCAAGATTATATCATACCAAACGAATGGTCTATCATAGAAGAAGGCTTTAATTCAGAGAAAGTAAAATCATCAGAAAGTTTGTTCAGTATTGGTAATGGAGCCATGGGACAAAGAGCTAATTTTGAAGAAAATTATTCAGGAGAAACTTTTCAAGGAAGTTATATCGGTGGTGTTTATTACCCAGATAAAACAAGAGTTGGATGGTGGAAAAATGGATACCCAGAGTATTTTGCAAAAGTATTGAATGCACCAAATTGGATTGGTATTAACGTATTGATCAATGAAGAGAAATTAGATTTAAACACCTGTAAAGAGGTTTCTAAATTTAAGAGAGAACTAAACATGCAAGAAGGTTGGTTGTCTAGAGATTTTGAAGCTGTTTTACAAAACGGAATCAAAATTAAAGTAGCAGCAAAACGTTTTTTAAGTTTAGAATTAGATGAAATTGGTGCGATTAGTTACACGATAACTCCGTTAAATTCAGATGCTAAAATCACGTATATTCCTTATATAGATGCAGGAATTACCAATGAAGATACCAATTGGGATGATCAATTTTGGGATGTTTTAAAAGTTTCTCAAAATAACCAACAATCTTATATTGAGGCAAGAACCATGAAAACACATTTTTACACGTGTACTTTTATGGAATCTCGTTTGTTTGTAGACAATAAAGAAGTTGAGGTACCTTGTAAAAGCGAGCAAACTTCAAATTTAATTTCTTGCACTTATCAACAAGAGATTAAAGAAAATGAAACATTTACCATCCATAAATTTGGTGGTTATGTGGTTGATAGAAATCATGATAAAGACGCTTTAGTTTCGGTAGCAAAAGTAGCTTTAGACAAAGCCGTTAGTTTTGGTTTTGATGTTTTATTAGAGAAACAAAAGGAATCTTGGGCACAAATATGGAGCATGAGCGACATTACCATAGAAGGAGATGTAAAAGCACAACAAGGAATCCGTTTTAATATTTTTCAATTAAACCAAACGTATTTAGGTACAGATGCTAGTTTAAATATTGGTCCGAAAGGATTTACAGGAGAAAAATATGGAGGAAGTACGTATTGGGATACCGAAGCGTATTGTATTCCTTTTTACATGGCAACCAAAGACCAAGCTGTAGCAAGAACATTGTTAGAATATAGATATAATCATTTAGACAAAGCGATTGAAAATGCAGCGAAGTTAGGTTTTACAAACGGAGCAGCATTGTACCCAATGGTTACCATGAATGGTGAAGAATGCCATAACGAATGGGAAATTACTTTTGAAGAAATTCATAGAAATGGAGCTATCGCTTTTGCTATTTATAACTATCACCGTTTTACAGACGATTACTCTTACATTCCAGAAAAAGGATTGGAAGTTTTAATTGCCATTGCACGTTTTTGGCAACAAAGAGCGACTTTTTCTTCGGATAAAAATAAATTCATGATTTTGGGTGTTACTGGTCCAAATGAATATGAGAATAACATCAACAATAACTTTTACACCAATTACATTGCAAAATGGTGTATTAATTATGCGTTAGAAAATATAGAAGTTGTAAAAACAGACCATATTTCAGATTACATCAGAATTAAAGAAAAAGTAAATTTTTCTGATGAAGAATTGGCAAAATGGAAAAGTGTTGCAGATGATATGTATTTTCCATATTCAGAAAAACACAATGTGTACTTACAACAAGATGGTTTCTTAGATAAAGAATTAATTACGGTTGCAGATTTAGATAAAAGCCAGAGACCGATTAACCAAAAATGGAGTTGGGACAGAATTTTACGTTCTCCGTACATCAAACAAGCAGATACATTGCAAGGTTTTTATATGTTCGAAGATGATTTTTCTACGGAAGAATTAGAGCGTCACTTCGATTTTTATGAGCCATATACAGTGCACGAAAGTTCATTGTCTCCTTGTGTACATAGTATTCAAGCTGCAAAGTTAGATAGAATGGATCAGGCATATACATTCTATTTACGTACTTCTCGTTTAGATTTAGACGATTATAATCACGAAGTAGAAGAAGGATTGCATATTACTTCTATGGCAGGAACTTGGATGAGTATCGTTGAAGGTTTTGGGGGAATGAGAGTACAAAATAACACGCTTTCTTTTGCTCCAAAAATTCCTAAGGGATGGAAAGCCTATTCATTTAAAGTGAATTTTAGACATCAAGTAATTACAGTAAATGTTTCTCAAACAGGAACTGAGTTTACACTAGAAGGAAAAGAATCAATTGATATTTTAGTTGATGGAGAACAAGTAACTGTGTCACCAAGTAAATAA
- a CDS encoding IS1595 family transposase encodes MDNFEGQDILNFIKELPNDEACKAYLSKIKWQDGFKCSKCGHTKGCEKAGYNYHCYACHHVESATANTLFHKVKFGLQKAFCVAFEMSTNSKSTSSIQMGKRFSIRQGTAWYFMQKVRKAMKSSQKYPLETLIHVDEFTVGGKEEGKQGRSYDTKKKKAVIAVELTDNNKVKRVYIKSINDYSAKSLTPIFEEHISKSAKIITDKWRGYEPLKEVYNIEQIYSNNGANFKQLHVMIMQVKSWLRAIPTHVSKWHIQAYFDEFCFRINRSQFQKSIFHKTIERMVVAKPVYQNQIKQKLNV; translated from the coding sequence ATGGATAATTTTGAAGGTCAAGATATACTAAACTTTATAAAAGAACTACCAAATGATGAAGCCTGTAAAGCTTATTTATCAAAAATAAAATGGCAGGATGGTTTTAAATGTAGTAAATGTGGACATACAAAAGGTTGTGAAAAAGCTGGATATAATTATCACTGTTATGCTTGCCATCATGTAGAAAGTGCTACTGCAAATACACTTTTTCATAAAGTTAAATTTGGATTGCAAAAAGCGTTTTGTGTTGCTTTTGAAATGAGTACAAATAGTAAAAGTACTTCAAGTATTCAAATGGGTAAACGCTTTAGTATTCGTCAAGGAACTGCATGGTATTTTATGCAAAAAGTTCGTAAAGCAATGAAAAGTAGTCAAAAATATCCTCTAGAAACCTTAATTCATGTTGATGAGTTTACTGTTGGAGGAAAAGAAGAAGGAAAACAAGGTAGGAGTTACGATACAAAAAAGAAAAAAGCCGTAATTGCAGTAGAATTAACAGATAACAATAAGGTGAAAAGAGTTTACATTAAATCTATAAACGACTATTCTGCAAAATCATTAACACCAATTTTTGAAGAACACATAAGTAAATCTGCTAAAATAATAACAGATAAATGGAGAGGATATGAACCTTTGAAAGAAGTTTATAACATTGAGCAAATCTATAGTAATAATGGTGCTAACTTTAAACAATTACATGTCATGATTATGCAAGTTAAGTCTTGGCTTAGAGCAATACCAACTCATGTAAGTAAATGGCATATTCAAGCTTATTTTGATGAATTTTGTTTTAGAATTAATAGATCTCAATTTCAGAAAAGTATATTTCATAAAACAATTGAAAGAATGGTAGTTGCCAAACCAGTTTATCAAAATCAAATAAAACAGAAGCTAAACGTATAA